Part of the Juglans regia cultivar Chandler chromosome 14, Walnut 2.0, whole genome shotgun sequence genome, ATCTAAAAGGCTCCTCAGAAAAGTGCTTGTGTTTCTCAGGAGAGAGCTTAGAGGTGTAGGGCTatgttgatgttgatttagTTGGAGATACTGACAGCAGAAAGAGTACCACAATGTTTGTTTACACACTGGGTGGTACTGCAGTTTTGTGGGATTCTAATCTATAGAAAATAGTCTCTTTGTCTACTATAGAATGAGAATCTGAGTACATTGCAGTATCAGAAGCTGCAAAGGAAATGATTTGGCTACAGGGCTTTTTGGAGGAATTGGGTATAAAGAATCAGAATGACACTCTCTATTGCGATAGTCAAAGTACCATATTCATTGCCAAGAATATAGTGTTTTATTTCAGAACTAAGCACATTTAGATCATGTATCACTTTATACGATTATTGTTAGATGACAGACAGTTGTTTCTTAAGAAAATTTGTGGAAGTAAGAACCCTGCTGATATGTTGACAAATGGTGTTAcacttgagaaattaaaattgcTTGAGAAACTGAAGTTGCTCACAACTTCAGTTGATCTTCAGCATGAAGACAGGGGCAGTGAGTTGTAGAGATGGAGGATATCATGTTTGAGACAAAGGGCAATGCAGTAGGTGTATTAGTCTCCAAGTAGGAGAATTGTTGAGTATTGTGGAGTCTGGTACACATCGCTCGAGCGGAGTCTCTAGCCGCTTGACTCGAGAAAAGTTAGAGAGTTCGTTTAAGGCAACTCAATAGTGAGCTTGAGCAGAAGTaaatcacacttttttaaaaaaattactctaTGCTTACATACTTCACATTACTAAAACCCACCCAAATCTATTTGAGTTATATAGACTCGCAGCATTTTTGAAGCTTCCCACAATCAAAAAATAGAACTTGGGGAAAAATCAAAATCCCACCAAGCAATTGATGCATATTTACGACGTTGAGAAACAAGAGCCCTGTGGGCAGGTGCAGACCCAGTTGGAGTTGGGGGGTCCCAATTATAATGAATCCACTTAACTGCCATCTGCTTGGAATGGGATAGTAAATGTGATGCAGTTGGGAGATGTCCGTGTCAGATATGGCCATAGTTACGGCTAATCAAATTAAAACCTTTCTTTTGGTCAATAAATTTCCTGACTAAGATTTTACCCATTCTCTGCTCCATCCAACCCTCCCTTCCCTATAAAcctttccttccttccttcattCATAGGTAACCTTGGCTACACGACATTTGATTCCCAATTCAAACGTGTGTAGCTTTAAATGTCTTAACTACGAGAAATGGACACGCgaaatgagttttatttatttatttatttatttttttatgatatcaaTAAATGTTGAAAGACTCACTTTATATTTCTATTTCTCAAtcgaaataaaaagaaaaaaaaaatcttgattcttctaatgattaagaaagtaaatatatgaatatgtagaaagtttgtatttttattctcAATAATGATCTGGtgaattagtttatttttatttttaaattggtatTTAGAGTATATCATCTACgttacttaaatattaaaatttaatttataaaattaaaatttaaaaaattattttttaaatcaaattatatggtataaatatttaattaacgTATACTCCGATTGTAAGTAGCTAAACTCCGAAGAGGTAGGTGGGGGGTGCTTTATTATTGGGTTGGGCCAATATTCAAGAAAGATATATGTGCCAGTGGCTACAAAAAATAAAGGGCTCTACTTTGTCCAAAATCTAAACTAGAGTGGCATTGCATGGGCTGGGCTTTAGTGACATCGAGTTTGGGCTTGCCCAGGGTGCCTTGCGTGAACTAGTGTCACTTTACCTCAGCCGCATCTCATACCTATTTGCCCGGCcagccttttttttatttttttattttttatttttcattcaaactttttctctttttttttttcaataatataaattaagtgattttattttcaatttcttaaataagaaaaataattttccatGTGGCAGCCTTTGAGACTGCCGTGTGCTTTCCATTAATTAAGGTGGATGGAATTTTTAAACGGATCGAGTAACTTGATCCGAAACTTATCATAACATGAAAGTGTTTTTATTAcgaaattctactcatcattttcatgatattatataattttttaattttttgatttttttcctttactaaatatgtgatgtattgataatgaataaaaaaacttaattagtttaatagaaataaaattaaaattaaaattaaaataaatatagtgtaTAATGTGTGAGAcgataaataacaaaataaaattaacctaACCAAAACATCGGATTACTAAATAAATTTCCTTAAATCAACGTATGAGTGAGGCTCAAATGACCAGTAGAATATCATTACCATGGGGTTTTGTTGATTACTTAGATAAATGAAATATccattaattttaagttaaaccTAACGCATGGAATGGAGAGTCGATCGATTTGTATTTCAACTAGTATACGGTTATACAAAAGTTTTATGTGcagttatttttgtatattcatTGTACACTTTACTAATGTTATTGGCTatgccatttttttaatataaaataactgtttcgatcaatcacattagtgaagtgcataaaaagtatataaaagtgattatatgtaacaaaatttataactatatatgttCTTCTTTTATAGGATAAGATAGCCAATTCTAAGTTCTACAtggatgttttcttttttagaaatgatatttataattgtggagTGTACAAACATCGTGcaatctcttttaaaaaatgaaataaatacgggattcacataaaaaaaaataattttttaaatcttatttttttaaaatgattgtatgtttggtttttcaactcatttcaactcattattaaaattttttcaaattctaatacaaaatataataaacaattcaattttttcaaattctaaaataataataatattaaaaaataatattttatcatcttaactcaactcaatttaacttcCAAACACATTCAATGtagtattcatttttttatggaaaaatctaattataagcGATTCTACGCACTAATACGCGCACCCATtaaatatgattggtcagaaagtaaattttattaaaaacaatatttatttgaatttataatatcaaaacaacaacattaatacataaattaatatacaaacttacttatacataataaaactcttcttttatatattttcaccCCGATTAATGGGTAGAGTTCTTGCGGACTTAgagctcgtttgttttcagagatgagataagatgagatgagataagttgagattaaagttaaaaagttgaataaaatattgttagaatatattttttaatattattgttattttgagatttgaaaaagttgaattgtttattttattttatgtgaaaatttaaaaaaattgtaataatgaagtgagatatttttaaaaaacaaacaataccTTAATGCATATCGAGAAGACAATAGTTGtggataatattttatatttacctGATATAccatttcaaattcaaaccGTAACCCGCTGTCCAGTGCTGTAGAGATGTTGACTTTacatcctttcttttttcttttcaaatacaTTTTCTCGATTCAAAGGCAAAAGGGACTAATAATTAGATCTTCACACATCACTTCAAGTTGAATTTTCAAAGATGTGATCCACCACAGAATTGCTTTCATCATTCAaacttctttctctcttctgAATTCTTCGCCTGATTTAAGACTATCAATGAGAAGTACATGTTCTTATTTGTTTCGTCTGCATTAGGTATTACATCTGCAGACGCCCTACATTGCTTGATAGAAAGATTAGTCGTGCCGTCTCGTTTTGGTGAACTCTATTCTAGTTTAGAAGCAAACCTAGGAACTGTTTTCCCCCACATATTTTTCGTCTTAAACATGAATGTTTTGAGCAAAAACAGTGGCAGCAACATGGACGCCACCCCATCTTTCCATGACTTGAAAAGACaagcttctttcttcttcagaGAGAAAATCAAGACTGCTAGATTAGTTCTCACAGATGCCACACCTGCACAACTGTAAGTTGTTTAGCTCAGTTTATGTTTATGGTttagtttttcttgttttggctAGTTGTTGGTCTGTTTGTGGTGTTGGAATTAGCTATTATTTGGGTTTCTGATATGGGTATCTTTCGGATGATGCTTTTTAATACTTGCAGAATGACAGAAGAAGCTACAAGTGGAAACACATGGACTCCAGACACGCCTACCCTGCGTTCCATTTCAAGGGCTGCTTTTGAAATAGATGATTATACGAGAATTGTGGAAATCCTGCACAAAAGGTTCAGggtgtttttggttttgtttatgtctttcttttccttctattttgCCAATTTGATATTGAAGAATGTTGATGTATTGGTGATGTTTATATTTGCGCGTCAGattcttgaaatttgaaagaaagaaCTGGAGGGTCTCTTACAATTCCCTGATTGTACTTGAGCGCTTGTTGACCCATGGACCAGAGAGTGTAGCAGGAGAATTTCAAAGTGATAAAGATGCTATTGGTGAAATGAAAAGCTTTCACTATATTGATGAGAAAGGGTCTGTAATTGTAACCTTTTTCAAGTTTATTGCGTGGTTTTATGTTATGTAGTTGTGACAAGATCCTCATATTCACACGCAGATTTGATTGGGGGCTTGCTGTTAGAAAGAAATCAGAAAGAATACTGAAGCTGCTTGAGAAAGGCCCTCTTCTCaaagaagagagagacagagctCGGAATGTAACAAGAGGGATTCAAGGTTTTGGGAGCTTCCAGCAGTCATCTCCAGCAAAAGGCATGCTAACTGAATCATCATCAGTAACAACATTTGGGAGGTCTAATTCTCAGTTCAACAGTCAAGAAAATCAGGAAAACCAGTTTTCAATCTCAAACAAAGGGTTGAccaaagaagttaaaaaatcacatcaaagCCATGAGGTTATAATGTTCCAGTCTGGAAATAAAGTGGTGAATGAGAGATCTTGGGACAGTTTGTGCAATTGCCAGGTGAATGCGAAAGCCGAAACTCTGACGAGTTACAAAGAAAACCTGGCTCCTAAAAAGGAAGAGTTGCACAGATGGAACTTCACAGGAGAGTCTAACCCACTTCTGGATGGTAAGAAAAATGAACCCAGAATTGAGATGCCCATGGAAGAGGATCATCCCTTTACTGGCACCGAGAATCAAACCACTGCCTCTCTGCTTATGCAGATTCCACAGAAATAGAGTATATTAGGATCCATAATCAATCAACTAGCTGAGTTTTGATTTTTCCTGTTTATGCTTATTCAGAATCCAAGAGATAAATTGTCATTAAGCTTCTTATTAGAAACTCTTATCAAGATTGGTTTGATCAGAGAAATTTATGACTTTCATTCTCTTTCAAATGATGCGATTCATGGTACTACACCCGAGTTCATGTAGATATgaaccagaaaaagaaaaaaagaaaaaaaaaattatgattggTCAAAATGGAACATCACccataaaattcttttttaaaaataaatttaaaaatatttaaaaaatacttgaaaaaaagcaacaaaaaaaaagtgcaaaccTTTTTCGGTCGACGTAGCAGCGTCTGATAAAATTGGCAAACCTGTTTTAATTGCATTTATGAACTAAGCAATGGCCTAGCTAGTTTCTAGTTCTAATTTCTCCAGTTCAACACGATTAAATTGTTGCTTTATTTCATCATTCAGGCTACCGCCTGTAACGTAAATTTCCTAGGATTTGCTTCCACTAATACTATCAGCTAAATATACACCTCAGAAATATTCATGAATTTATCTTTTGAGCTTAAAAGTTAGCCAACTCCACCATTAACCAACTGGCCTCATCTCCATACTCAACGCTTGAAGCTCTTCCAGCTACTCCACAATTTTGGTTGCTTTCATGatagattaaaagaaaaattaatgcaAAGTAAAACAACACCAATCAGCCCCCTCTTATTATGGTCAAGAAGGGGTGCATTTTAATGCACCACCACACATATTGACCAAagatacacacatacatacatacaaaacATACATGTATACTAAAGGAACTCTACGATTTGCAAAGCCAATCCTGTATGGCAAGCCGTAAAGCATTGTTAGGAGTAAGATGCAAGTGACTTAATTTCAAATTGGTCATGGGAGAAGTTTCACGCCCATTTTCCAGCCATCCACGCAAGGCTTCCCCTTCGTATGTGAACCCATCTGCTGCCACCTGAGGGTCATGCATGATTTCCTGAAACCAACCCCATTACACATAAGTAAGCCACATGACGCATAATATGAATCAGGATAAGCATGAATGAAAGATCCAGATTTGTTTGATGTGAACAAATCATAGTAGGTGATACTTTTCATTTCAGTTACATCTTCACCTAAGGGCTATGGTGAAAGAGTTTATGTTTGATCTCCATGAAAGTTACAGGATTCAAATGTATCTTTTCTAAGAGGAAAGAGTATCTCCACCCTCGTGAAATAATCACAAGTACCAGCATAAAGTAGCCAAGCAAAGCACAGCTTAGCTTTATTGAACCTTGGTTTAAGCCCAAGTTGAGCTTGAGCACCACCCAAACTCTAGAAGTTTTCTTGGGAGTTCAGGGTCTTTGCTTGGTCCAGATTTTGCAAAGGCACTTAGAATTACTCTGTTTGAAAAGCATCATAAGCGATTGAAGACAGATCTAGGGCTACACTGTGACTCAAATTTGGGCAAGCTGAGCCACAGTACATTTAGCAATGAAGCTTTGAGTTTCGGCTTTCTCTTTCCATCATAAAAGAGGAATAAAGGTGAGCTCACGGGCGAGAGAGTCATATTTAGTTGGGGTCCCAGCTTGACCACAACTTGCTTTTAGGCTAGCAAGCTTTACTTATTGGCTCTTCAACCCCTAAAATAATTTGATCCATCACTAACTACCATTTGGTCCTCTTCCTCAACTCAGGTTATACACGAGAAGCATCACTCACCTGAAGGATAGGGCACAAGAAGAAAGATGGCACTGGTCGCTCTTCTGAGATGTGCAACTGCTCCAGTT contains:
- the LOC108992937 gene encoding epsin-3-like, with translation MFLFVSSALGITSADALHCLIERLVVPSRFGELYSSLEANLGTVFPHIFFVLNMNVLSKNSGSNMDATPSFHDLKRQASFFFREKIKTARLVLTDATPAQLMTEEATSGNTWTPDTPTLRSISRAAFEIDDYTRIVEILHKRFLKFERKNWRVSYNSLIVLERLLTHGPESVAGEFQSDKDAIGEMKSFHYIDEKGFDWGLAVRKKSERILKLLEKGPLLKEERDRARNVTRGIQGFGSFQQSSPAKGMLTESSSVTTFGRSNSQFNSQENQENQFSISNKGLTKEVKKSHQSHEVIMFQSGNKVVNERSWDSLCNCQVNAKAETLTSYKENLAPKKEELHRWNFTGESNPLLDGKKNEPRIEMPMEEDHPFTGTENQTTASLLMQIPQK